A genomic window from Synechococcus sp. CBW1107 includes:
- a CDS encoding TerB family tellurite resistance protein, whose protein sequence is MATSTDTPPAGNLDLLRILCCVAWSDGEFCAEERELLQELVERYIVTDGGVPLPAEAAEVLAGQSLQPEALDALIPRLRSEEDRQLALKLGYMMVRVGRRPGDESSINPMEKVAYRRLVDGLGLSEADIAEAEWAAELDLEAQSESGLRGFLSRHFGFLVA, encoded by the coding sequence ATGGCGACCAGCACCGACACCCCGCCCGCCGGCAACCTCGACCTGCTGCGCATCCTCTGCTGTGTGGCCTGGTCGGATGGCGAATTCTGCGCGGAGGAGCGCGAACTGCTGCAGGAGCTGGTGGAGCGCTACATCGTGACGGATGGTGGAGTGCCGCTGCCCGCCGAGGCGGCTGAGGTGCTGGCCGGGCAGAGCCTGCAGCCCGAGGCCCTCGACGCGCTGATTCCCCGGCTCCGCTCCGAGGAGGACCGGCAGCTGGCCCTGAAGCTGGGCTACATGATGGTCCGCGTCGGCCGGCGGCCCGGTGACGAATCGAGCATCAACCCGATGGAGAAGGTGGCCTACCGCCGCCTGGTCGACGGTCTCGGCCTGAGTGAAGCCGACATCGCCGAAGCGGAATGGGCCGCCGAACTCGACCTCGAGGCCCAGAGCGAGAGCGGCCTGCGCGGCTTTCTTTCGCGCCACTTCGGTTTCCTGGTGGCCTGA